One Acetobacter ghanensis DNA window includes the following coding sequences:
- the rpoB gene encoding DNA-directed RNA polymerase subunit beta encodes MNAITKSFTGRKRIRKSFGRIPEIAPMPNLIDVQRASYETFLQANVSPDARMPTGLQEVFRSVFPINDFAGRGRLEFVSYEFEEPKYDVEECIQRGLTFSAPLKVILRLIVWDVDEDTGSRSIRDIKEQPVYMGDMPLMTDNGTFIVNGTERVIVSQMHRSPGVFFDHDKGKTHSSGKYLFAARVIPYRGSWLDFEFDAKDLLYVRIDRKRKLPVTTLLYALEGAASAAARKAKQAEGGDVDALDIQGMDANEILGYFYDTVTFTKSAKGWARPFDADSFRGLKLLAPLVDAETGEVVADAETKLTARLVRKIAEKTREVLVGDIDLIGRFIARDMVNMNTGEIYGEAGEEITEARLAALEEAGITELPVLAIDAAKGPWIRNTLTVDKNSGRDEALIDIYRVMRPGEPPTAETAEAMLQGLFFDPDRYDLSAVGRVKMNMRLDIDVPDTVRVLRKEDILRTIKVLCDLKDGRGQIDDIDNLGNRRVRSVGELMENQYRIGLLRMERAIRERMGSVDIDTVMPHDLINAKPAAAAVREFFGSSQLSQFMDQTNPLSEVTHKRRLSALGPGGLTRERAGFEVRDVHPTHYGRICPIETPEGPNIGLINSLATYAKVNKYGFIETPYRLVKDGVLQDGWKYLSAMEEEKLVVAQADAKVNEQGALTSDLISVRRNGDFRLVPPVEVTACDVSPKQLVSVAAALIPFLENDDANRALMGSNMQRQAVPLVRSDAPLVGTGMEAAVARDSGATIVAKRNGIVDQIDGARIVVRATDASGATQGVDIYRLRKYSRSNQSTCINQRPLVHVGDQVSAGDIIADGPSTELGELALGRNVLVAFMPWNGYNFEDSILISERIAKDDVFTSIHIEEFEVMARDTKLGQEEITRDIPNVGEEALRNLDEAGIVYVGAEVNPGDILIGKVTPKGESPMTPEEKLLRAIFGEKASDVRDTSLRLPPGTTGTIVDVRVFSRRGVDKDERAMAIERAEIERLAKDRDDERAIQERSFYSRLREKLLDQTAGAGYKGIRSGTVITQEVLDEHPRATWRHIVVTSDSVMAELETLRREFDAAIARIQARFESKVEKLQRGDELPPGVMKMVKVFVAVKRKLQPGDKMAGRHGNKGVVSRVVPVEDMPFLEDGTPVDLVLNPLGVPSRMNVGQILETHLGWACANIGRGIGDLVDDYQRTGEKRQELLDRLKDVYGNKVYDDAIADMSNDELVELANNLRKGVPIATPVFDGASIPDIEAMLEKAGVNKSGQSQLIDGRTGEHFERKTTVGYIYMLKLHHLVDDKIHARSIGPYSLVTQQPLGGKAQFGGQRFGEMEVWALEAYGAAYTLQEMLTVKSDDVSGRTKVYEAIVREQDDFEAGIPESFNVLIKELKSLGLNVELEQGAD; translated from the coding sequence ATGAACGCAATCACCAAATCGTTCACAGGACGGAAGCGGATTCGCAAGAGTTTCGGGCGGATTCCCGAAATCGCCCCGATGCCGAACCTGATAGATGTGCAGCGTGCGTCTTACGAGACGTTTCTTCAGGCCAATGTGTCGCCTGATGCGCGTATGCCTACGGGTTTGCAGGAGGTTTTTCGCTCCGTCTTCCCAATTAATGATTTTGCCGGGCGTGGGCGTCTTGAGTTCGTCAGTTACGAATTTGAAGAGCCGAAATACGACGTTGAGGAATGCATTCAGCGCGGGCTGACATTCTCTGCGCCACTCAAGGTTATTCTGCGTTTGATCGTATGGGATGTGGACGAGGACACTGGCTCCCGTTCCATTCGCGATATCAAGGAGCAGCCGGTTTATATGGGCGACATGCCGCTCATGACCGATAATGGTACGTTTATCGTTAACGGTACCGAGCGCGTTATTGTCAGCCAGATGCACCGTTCTCCCGGTGTGTTCTTTGACCACGACAAGGGTAAGACGCATTCTTCCGGCAAATACCTGTTTGCCGCGCGCGTCATACCTTACCGTGGTTCGTGGCTTGATTTTGAATTCGACGCCAAGGATCTGCTGTACGTTCGTATTGACCGTAAGCGTAAGCTTCCCGTTACAACTCTGCTTTATGCGTTGGAAGGAGCAGCCTCTGCTGCTGCCCGCAAGGCGAAGCAGGCTGAAGGTGGGGACGTTGATGCTCTGGATATTCAGGGCATGGATGCCAATGAAATCCTCGGTTATTTCTACGATACGGTCACTTTCACCAAGTCTGCCAAAGGTTGGGCTCGTCCGTTCGATGCGGACTCCTTCCGTGGTCTCAAGCTGCTGGCCCCTCTGGTTGATGCGGAAACAGGTGAAGTTGTCGCTGACGCTGAAACAAAGCTGACAGCGCGCCTTGTTCGCAAAATCGCAGAAAAAACACGTGAAGTGCTGGTTGGTGACATTGACCTGATTGGGCGCTTTATTGCGCGCGATATGGTGAATATGAACACCGGCGAAATCTATGGCGAGGCTGGTGAGGAAATCACCGAGGCCCGTCTGGCTGCGCTGGAAGAAGCTGGCATCACCGAGCTTCCTGTTCTGGCAATTGATGCTGCCAAAGGGCCGTGGATCCGCAACACTCTGACCGTTGATAAGAACAGCGGCCGTGATGAAGCGCTGATCGACATTTACCGCGTTATGCGTCCGGGTGAGCCGCCAACGGCCGAAACTGCGGAAGCCATGTTGCAGGGTCTGTTCTTTGATCCTGATCGTTACGACCTGTCCGCAGTCGGGCGCGTCAAAATGAACATGCGTCTGGACATTGATGTCCCAGACACCGTGCGCGTCCTGCGTAAGGAAGACATTTTGCGCACCATCAAGGTCCTGTGTGACCTTAAGGATGGCCGCGGTCAGATCGACGATATTGATAACCTGGGTAACCGTCGTGTTCGCTCCGTGGGCGAACTGATGGAAAACCAGTACCGCATTGGCCTGCTGCGCATGGAGCGCGCCATTCGCGAGCGTATGGGGTCTGTGGATATTGATACGGTCATGCCGCATGACCTGATCAACGCCAAGCCTGCTGCGGCTGCTGTGCGTGAGTTCTTTGGGTCTTCCCAGCTGAGCCAGTTTATGGATCAGACGAACCCACTGTCGGAAGTGACGCATAAGCGTCGTCTTTCAGCACTTGGTCCGGGCGGTCTGACACGTGAACGCGCAGGCTTTGAAGTCCGTGACGTTCATCCAACCCATTATGGTCGTATCTGCCCGATTGAAACGCCAGAAGGTCCGAACATCGGTCTGATCAACTCACTGGCGACATACGCCAAGGTGAACAAATACGGCTTTATCGAAACGCCGTATCGTCTGGTGAAAGACGGTGTGCTGCAGGACGGCTGGAAATACCTCTCCGCTATGGAAGAGGAAAAGCTGGTCGTTGCGCAGGCTGATGCCAAGGTGAACGAACAGGGCGCTTTGACGAGCGACCTGATCTCGGTTCGTCGTAACGGTGACTTCCGTCTGGTGCCGCCTGTGGAAGTCACCGCATGTGACGTATCGCCCAAGCAGCTTGTGTCTGTTGCCGCCGCACTCATTCCGTTCCTCGAGAACGATGACGCGAACCGCGCACTCATGGGTTCCAACATGCAGCGTCAGGCTGTGCCGCTAGTGCGCTCTGATGCGCCGCTTGTCGGTACAGGCATGGAAGCTGCCGTGGCCCGCGATTCCGGCGCTACGATTGTTGCCAAGCGTAACGGTATTGTGGACCAGATTGACGGTGCCCGTATTGTGGTGCGTGCAACGGATGCGAGTGGTGCTACGCAGGGTGTCGATATTTACCGCCTGCGTAAATATTCTCGCTCCAACCAGTCCACCTGCATCAACCAGCGTCCGCTGGTGCATGTCGGGGATCAGGTGAGCGCAGGCGACATTATTGCCGATGGTCCTTCCACGGAGCTGGGCGAACTGGCTCTGGGTCGTAACGTGCTGGTCGCATTTATGCCTTGGAATGGTTACAACTTCGAAGACTCCATCCTGATCTCTGAGCGGATTGCCAAGGATGACGTGTTTACCTCGATTCATATCGAGGAATTCGAAGTCATGGCGCGTGATACCAAGCTTGGGCAGGAAGAAATCACCCGCGATATTCCAAACGTTGGTGAAGAAGCCCTGCGCAACCTCGATGAAGCTGGCATTGTCTATGTTGGCGCTGAGGTGAACCCCGGCGATATTCTGATCGGTAAGGTTACTCCCAAGGGCGAAAGCCCGATGACGCCGGAAGAAAAACTGCTGCGCGCCATCTTTGGTGAAAAGGCATCGGATGTTCGGGATACGTCCCTGCGTCTGCCGCCTGGCACCACGGGGACCATTGTTGATGTTCGTGTCTTCTCCCGCCGTGGTGTGGATAAAGACGAACGTGCAATGGCCATTGAACGGGCGGAAATCGAGCGTCTGGCTAAGGACCGTGATGATGAGCGCGCCATTCAGGAACGTTCCTTCTACAGCCGTCTGCGTGAAAAGCTGCTCGATCAGACCGCAGGTGCAGGCTACAAAGGCATCCGTTCTGGCACGGTGATCACGCAGGAGGTTCTGGACGAACATCCCCGCGCAACGTGGCGCCATATTGTTGTGACGTCTGACAGCGTTATGGCTGAACTCGAAACCCTGCGGCGTGAGTTTGATGCGGCTATTGCCCGTATTCAGGCCCGTTTTGAAAGCAAGGTTGAAAAGCTTCAGCGTGGTGATGAACTGCCGCCTGGCGTTATGAAGATGGTCAAGGTTTTTGTCGCGGTTAAGCGTAAGCTTCAGCCGGGTGACAAAATGGCCGGTCGTCATGGGAACAAGGGTGTTGTCTCCCGCGTGGTGCCTGTTGAAGACATGCCGTTCCTTGAAGACGGAACGCCTGTTGATCTGGTTTTGAACCCGCTGGGTGTGCCGTCTCGTATGAACGTCGGTCAGATTCTGGAAACGCATCTGGGCTGGGCTTGCGCCAACATTGGCCGTGGGATTGGTGATCTGGTTGATGACTACCAGCGCACTGGTGAAAAACGTCAGGAACTGCTGGACCGTCTGAAGGATGTGTACGGTAACAAAGTTTATGACGACGCCATTGCAGATATGAGCAACGACGAGTTGGTCGAACTGGCAAATAACCTGCGTAAAGGGGTGCCTATCGCTACTCCTGTGTTCGACGGTGCCTCCATCCCTGATATTGAAGCCATGCTGGAAAAGGCAGGTGTCAATAAGTCTGGGCAGTCGCAGTTGATTGATGGACGGACTGGCGAGCATTTCGAGCGCAAGACGACCGTTGGTTACATCTACATGCTCAAGCTGCATCACCTTGTCGATGACAAGATCCATGCACGTTCCATTGGTCCGTATTCGCTTGTTACGCAGCAGCCGCTGGGTGGTAAGGCGCAGTTCGGTGGCCAGAGGTTCGGTGAAATGGAAGTGTGGGCGCTGGAAGCTTACGGTGCTGCCTACACGTTGCAGGAAATGCTGACCGTGAAGTCGGATGACGTGTCTGGCCGAACAAAGGTTTATGAAGCGATCGTACGTGAACAGGATGACTTTGAAGCCGGTATTCCGGAAAGCTTCAACGTGCTGATCAAGGAACTCAAATCCCTTGGTCTGAATGTGGAGCTGGAGCAGGGGGCAGACTAA
- the rpoC gene encoding DNA-directed RNA polymerase subunit beta', which translates to MNELMKILGQTGQAMTFDQIKIQLASPEQIRSWSFGEIKKPETINYRTFKPERDGLFCARIFGPIKDYECLCGKYKRMKFRGIICEKCGVEVTLAKVRRERMGHIQLASPVAHIWFLKSLPSRIGLMVDLTLKDLEKVLYFENYLVLEPGTSPLKQYSLLTEEQYLDAMDDYGEEGIEVGIGAEAIKKVLERIECDAEKVELRQALKETTSEAKRKKLVKRLKLIEAFSESGARPEWMILDLVPVIPPELRPLVPLDGGRFATSDLNDLYRRVINRNNRLKRLMELRAPDIIVRNEKRMLQEAVDALFDNGRRGRAITGANKRPLKSLSDMLKGKQGRFRQNLLGKRVDYSGRSVIVVGPELKLHQCGLPKKMALELFKPFIYAKLEKYGHATTIKAAKRMVEKERPEVWDILEEVIREHPVLLNRAPTLHRLGIQAFEPVLVEGKAIQLHPLVCTAFNADFDGDQMAVHVPLSLEAQLEARVLMMSTNNILSPANGKPIIVPSQDIVLGLYYLSLETPEFKVTPDRNEYNETTGELVKAGAASFSSIGEVEYALSAGALKLHDKIRARFEKIGADGKPVYETAVTTPGRVLIAQILPQHEAVPFSLINRQLTKKAVSDVIDTVYRHCGQKEAVIFCDRLMALGFRHAAKAGISFGKDDMIIPAEKKELVDRTAAEVKEFEQQYQDGLITAGERYNKVVDAWSRCTDEVQAAMTKEISRQEVGKPINSVWMMSHSGARGSPAQMKQLAGMRGLMAKPSGEIIEQPIIANFKEGLSVLDYFTSTHGARKGLADTALKTANSGYLTRRLVDVAQDSIIIEEDCGSERGLTVRAVMDGGEVVASLSERILGRTLASDVVDPATGKVIATRNQLVDEADAERIEASGVEVIHIRSVLTCDSRVGVCGRCYGRDLARGTPVNIGEAVGVIAAQSIGEPGTQLTMRTFHIGGAAQRGAEQSMIEASRDGKIVIRNRNVVQNSQNVPIVMARNCEILLTDEKGAEKFRYRVPYGARLLTTEGATVARGQKLAEWDPYTLPIITEKAGKVEYLDLIDSITLVERMDEVTGLTSKVVVDYKQAGKGVDLRPRLQLKDANGEVVKLDNGAEARYFLSPETLLSIENGAEVNAGDVLARLPREGSKTRDITGGLPRVAELFEARRPKDHAIIAEMEGRVEFGKDYKSKRRIIVKNDETGHEQEYLIPKGKHISVQEGDFVEKGDPLVDGPRVPHDILKVMGVEALSDYLINEIQDVYRLQGVKINDKHIEVIVRQMLQKVEILEPGDTTYLIGETVDRLEFDMENTKCLNAGERPALAMPVLQGITKASLQTQSFISAASFQETTRVLTEAATAGKVDKLMGLKENVIVGRLIPAGTGSVMKRLRAIAAEQDKQRVSRTAAE; encoded by the coding sequence ATGAATGAACTCATGAAAATTCTTGGCCAGACCGGCCAGGCAATGACCTTTGACCAGATCAAGATTCAGCTTGCTTCGCCCGAGCAGATCCGGTCCTGGTCTTTTGGTGAAATCAAGAAGCCCGAGACCATTAACTACCGTACGTTCAAGCCGGAACGTGATGGCCTGTTCTGCGCTCGGATCTTTGGCCCGATCAAGGATTACGAATGCCTGTGCGGTAAATACAAGCGGATGAAGTTCCGCGGTATTATCTGCGAAAAGTGCGGCGTTGAAGTGACCTTGGCCAAAGTTCGCCGTGAGCGTATGGGCCATATTCAGCTGGCCAGCCCGGTTGCCCACATCTGGTTCCTGAAATCCCTGCCCAGCCGCATCGGCCTCATGGTCGACCTGACGCTCAAGGATCTGGAAAAAGTTCTGTATTTTGAGAACTATCTGGTTCTCGAACCCGGTACGTCTCCCCTCAAGCAGTATTCTCTCCTGACCGAAGAGCAGTATCTCGACGCGATGGATGATTATGGCGAAGAAGGGATTGAAGTCGGTATTGGTGCGGAAGCGATCAAGAAGGTTCTTGAACGCATTGAGTGCGATGCCGAAAAAGTAGAGCTCCGCCAGGCTCTTAAAGAAACAACGTCTGAAGCCAAGCGCAAGAAGCTCGTTAAGCGTCTTAAGCTGATTGAAGCATTCTCGGAAAGTGGTGCCCGTCCGGAATGGATGATTCTGGATCTGGTTCCGGTTATTCCGCCAGAACTGCGTCCGCTGGTGCCGCTCGATGGTGGCCGTTTTGCAACGTCCGATCTGAACGACCTGTATCGCCGCGTCATCAACCGTAACAACCGTCTCAAGCGGCTTATGGAACTGCGTGCGCCTGACATTATCGTGCGTAACGAAAAACGCATGTTGCAGGAAGCTGTGGACGCCCTGTTCGATAACGGTCGTCGCGGTCGCGCCATTACCGGCGCCAACAAGCGTCCGCTCAAGTCTCTGTCCGATATGCTTAAGGGTAAGCAGGGGCGTTTCCGTCAGAACCTGCTGGGTAAGCGCGTCGACTATTCCGGTCGTTCGGTTATCGTGGTGGGGCCTGAGCTCAAGCTGCATCAGTGTGGCCTGCCCAAGAAGATGGCGCTTGAGCTGTTTAAGCCCTTCATTTACGCCAAACTGGAAAAGTACGGTCACGCAACCACCATTAAAGCTGCAAAGCGTATGGTGGAAAAGGAACGTCCGGAAGTCTGGGATATTCTCGAAGAGGTTATCCGCGAACATCCCGTTCTGCTGAACCGTGCGCCTACGCTGCACCGTCTGGGTATTCAGGCGTTTGAACCTGTGCTGGTCGAAGGGAAGGCGATTCAGCTGCATCCGCTGGTCTGCACCGCCTTTAATGCGGACTTTGACGGCGACCAGATGGCTGTACACGTGCCGCTCAGTCTGGAAGCGCAGCTTGAAGCACGCGTGCTGATGATGTCGACCAATAACATTCTCAGCCCTGCAAACGGCAAGCCGATTATTGTGCCTTCTCAGGATATCGTTCTGGGGCTGTATTACCTCAGCCTCGAAACACCTGAGTTCAAGGTCACGCCTGATCGTAATGAATATAATGAAACGACGGGTGAACTGGTTAAAGCTGGCGCGGCATCTTTCTCCTCTATTGGAGAAGTGGAATACGCGCTTAGCGCCGGTGCACTTAAGCTGCACGACAAGATCCGTGCACGGTTTGAAAAGATCGGCGCTGATGGAAAGCCTGTTTACGAAACAGCAGTTACAACGCCTGGTCGTGTGCTGATTGCGCAGATCCTGCCGCAGCATGAAGCCGTGCCGTTCTCTCTGATCAACCGCCAGTTGACGAAGAAGGCTGTGTCTGACGTGATTGACACGGTTTATCGTCATTGCGGGCAGAAAGAAGCCGTGATCTTCTGTGACCGTTTGATGGCTCTTGGCTTCCGTCATGCTGCGAAGGCAGGCATTTCCTTCGGCAAAGATGACATGATCATCCCAGCCGAAAAGAAAGAATTGGTTGATCGTACTGCCGCTGAAGTGAAGGAGTTTGAACAGCAGTATCAGGACGGTCTGATTACCGCTGGCGAACGTTACAATAAGGTGGTTGATGCTTGGTCGCGCTGCACGGACGAAGTGCAGGCAGCGATGACCAAAGAGATTTCGCGTCAGGAAGTCGGTAAGCCCATCAACTCTGTGTGGATGATGAGCCACTCCGGGGCTCGTGGGTCGCCGGCGCAGATGAAGCAACTTGCTGGTATGCGTGGTCTGATGGCCAAGCCGTCGGGTGAAATTATTGAGCAGCCGATTATTGCCAACTTTAAAGAAGGCCTCTCGGTTCTCGATTACTTCACATCCACCCATGGTGCACGTAAAGGGCTAGCGGATACCGCGCTTAAGACCGCCAACTCCGGTTACCTGACCCGTCGTCTGGTCGACGTGGCTCAGGACAGCATCATCATTGAAGAAGACTGCGGTAGCGAGCGCGGCCTGACGGTTCGTGCCGTTATGGATGGTGGCGAAGTCGTTGCTTCGTTGTCCGAGCGGATTCTGGGTCGTACTCTTGCGTCCGATGTTGTGGATCCGGCTACGGGTAAAGTCATTGCGACCCGTAACCAGCTTGTTGACGAAGCTGATGCAGAACGCATTGAAGCATCGGGTGTTGAAGTCATTCACATTCGGTCCGTGCTGACATGCGATAGCCGTGTTGGTGTTTGCGGCCGTTGCTATGGGCGTGATCTTGCTCGTGGTACGCCGGTTAATATCGGTGAGGCTGTTGGTGTTATTGCCGCGCAGTCCATTGGTGAACCAGGCACTCAGCTGACCATGCGTACCTTCCATATTGGTGGTGCGGCGCAGCGTGGTGCCGAGCAGTCCATGATCGAAGCATCGCGTGATGGTAAAATTGTCATCCGCAATCGTAACGTGGTGCAGAACAGTCAGAACGTGCCGATCGTCATGGCGCGTAACTGTGAAATTCTGCTGACAGACGAAAAGGGCGCGGAAAAGTTCCGCTATCGTGTGCCTTACGGTGCACGTCTGTTGACCACGGAAGGTGCGACAGTCGCCCGAGGTCAGAAACTGGCTGAGTGGGACCCCTACACACTGCCAATTATTACGGAAAAAGCCGGTAAGGTTGAATATCTGGACCTGATTGACTCCATTACGCTTGTTGAGCGTATGGATGAAGTGACCGGCCTGACTTCCAAGGTTGTGGTGGACTACAAGCAGGCAGGGAAGGGTGTTGACCTACGTCCTCGTCTGCAGCTGAAGGACGCCAATGGCGAAGTGGTCAAGCTGGATAACGGGGCTGAAGCCCGTTACTTCCTGTCGCCTGAAACACTGCTGTCCATCGAAAATGGTGCGGAAGTGAACGCTGGTGACGTGCTGGCCCGCCTGCCGCGTGAAGGTTCCAAGACGCGTGATATTACAGGTGGTCTGCCGCGTGTGGCCGAACTGTTTGAAGCACGTCGTCCCAAGGATCACGCGATTATTGCGGAAATGGAAGGGCGCGTTGAGTTTGGTAAGGACTACAAGTCCAAGCGCCGCATTATCGTTAAGAATGATGAAACAGGTCACGAGCAGGAATACCTGATTCCCAAAGGCAAACACATTTCCGTTCAGGAAGGTGACTTTGTGGAAAAAGGCGATCCGTTGGTCGATGGTCCTCGCGTTCCGCATGATATTCTGAAGGTCATGGGGGTCGAGGCGCTGTCTGACTACCTGATCAATGAAATTCAGGATGTCTATCGTCTGCAGGGCGTGAAGATTAACGATAAACACATTGAGGTTATCGTTCGTCAGATGCTTCAGAAGGTTGAAATTCTGGAGCCGGGTGACACCACTTATCTGATCGGCGAGACGGTTGACCGGCTTGAGTTCGATATGGAGAACACCAAGTGCCTCAATGCGGGTGAACGTCCCGCATTGGCCATGCCGGTGCTGCAGGGTATTACTAAAGCATCTCTGCAGACTCAGTCGTTTATCTCCGCAGCCTCCTTCCAGGAAACGACACGTGTCCTGACCGAAGCAGCAACGGCAGGTAAGGTCGATAAGCTGATGGGGCTGAAAGAAAACGTGATTGTGGGTCGTCTGATCCCTGCTGGTACTGGGAGCGTTATGAAGCGCCTGCGTGCTATTGCAGCGGAGCAGGACAAGCAGCGCGTTAGCCGAACTGCGGCCGAGTAA
- the rpsL gene encoding 30S ribosomal protein S12, producing the protein MPTINQLIAKGRKPAVKRNKVPALQGCPQKRGVCTRVYTTTPKKPNSALRKVAKVRLTNGYEVVSYIPGEGHNLQEHSVVLIRGGRVKDLPGVRYHILRGVLDTQGIAKRRQRRSLYGAKRPK; encoded by the coding sequence ATGCCGACCATCAACCAGCTCATTGCCAAAGGGCGTAAGCCTGCAGTTAAGCGGAACAAAGTGCCCGCTTTGCAGGGTTGCCCTCAGAAGCGCGGTGTTTGTACCCGCGTTTATACGACGACACCGAAGAAGCCTAACTCCGCACTGCGTAAAGTTGCCAAGGTGCGTCTGACGAACGGCTATGAGGTGGTTAGCTATATTCCTGGTGAAGGTCACAACCTTCAGGAGCATAGTGTTGTGCTTATCCGCGGCGGTCGTGTGAAAGATTTGCCGGGTGTTCGTTACCACATCCTTCGCGGTGTTCTCGATACGCAGGGTATCGCCAAGCGGCGTCAGCGTCGTTCGCTGTATGGCGCCAAGCGTCCGAAATAA
- the rpsG gene encoding 30S ribosomal protein S7, with protein sequence MSRRHRAVKREILPDPKFGDVVITRFMNALMFDGKKSTAEKIVYGAIDAMARRNGAASDPIALFHNALDNVKPAVEVRSRRVGGATYQVPVEVRTDRRQALAIRWVIDAARKRGENTMQDRLSNELLDAVNNRGAAVKKREDTHRMAEANKAFSHYRW encoded by the coding sequence ATGAGTCGCCGTCATCGTGCTGTTAAGCGCGAGATCCTTCCCGATCCGAAGTTCGGAGATGTCGTCATTACGCGTTTTATGAACGCGCTGATGTTCGACGGTAAGAAGTCCACTGCGGAAAAGATTGTCTATGGCGCTATCGATGCCATGGCTCGCCGCAATGGTGCAGCGTCTGATCCGATCGCGCTGTTTCACAACGCTCTGGACAACGTAAAGCCGGCTGTTGAGGTTCGTTCCCGCCGTGTTGGTGGTGCAACCTATCAGGTTCCGGTTGAAGTGCGTACAGACCGTCGTCAGGCTCTGGCTATCCGCTGGGTCATCGACGCGGCGCGTAAGCGTGGTGAAAACACCATGCAGGATCGTCTGTCCAACGAACTTCTGGATGCCGTGAACAATCGTGGTGCGGCTGTGAAGAAGCGTGAAGACACGCATCGTATGGCTGAAGCCAATAAGGCATTCAGTCATTATCGCTGGTAA
- the tuf gene encoding elongation factor Tu: MAKAKFERNKPHCNIGTIGHVDHGKTSLTAAITKTLAKAGGAEFKAYDMIDAAPEERARGITISTAHVEYETANRHYAHVDCPGHADYVKNMITGAAQMDGAILVVSAADGPMPQTREHILLARQVGVPALVVFLNKVDQVDDPELLELVEMEVRELLSSYQFPGDDIPVIKGSALVTLEDGDPEVGENRVKDLMDAVDTYIPQPERPVDRPFLMPIEDVFSISGRGTVVTGRVERGVINVGDEVEIVGLKDTVKTTVTGVEMFRKLLDRGEAGDNIGALVRGTKREDVERGQVLAKPGSITPHKKFKAEAYILTKEEGGRHTPFFTNYRPQFYFRTTDVTGVVHLPEGTEMVMPGDNCAMEVELIAPIAMDEGLRFAIREGGRTVGAGVVASIIE, encoded by the coding sequence ATGGCTAAGGCTAAATTTGAGCGGAATAAACCGCACTGCAACATCGGCACCATTGGTCACGTTGACCATGGTAAGACGTCTCTGACGGCTGCCATTACGAAGACCCTGGCGAAGGCTGGTGGTGCTGAGTTCAAAGCATACGACATGATCGACGCTGCTCCTGAAGAGCGCGCTCGTGGCATCACCATTTCCACGGCTCACGTGGAATATGAAACCGCCAACCGTCACTATGCTCACGTCGACTGCCCCGGACACGCTGACTATGTGAAGAACATGATCACCGGTGCGGCTCAGATGGATGGCGCCATCCTCGTGGTGTCCGCTGCTGACGGCCCGATGCCGCAGACCCGTGAGCACATCCTGCTTGCTCGCCAGGTTGGTGTGCCGGCTCTGGTGGTCTTCCTGAACAAGGTTGATCAGGTTGACGATCCGGAACTGCTTGAACTGGTTGAAATGGAAGTTCGTGAACTTCTCTCTTCCTACCAGTTCCCTGGTGACGATATTCCGGTAATCAAGGGCTCCGCTCTGGTTACTCTGGAAGATGGTGATCCGGAAGTCGGTGAAAACCGCGTTAAAGATCTGATGGATGCGGTTGACACCTACATCCCGCAGCCGGAACGTCCGGTTGACCGTCCGTTCCTGATGCCGATCGAAGACGTGTTCTCGATCTCCGGTCGTGGTACGGTTGTGACGGGTCGTGTCGAACGCGGTGTTATTAACGTAGGTGACGAAGTCGAAATCGTCGGCCTGAAAGACACCGTTAAGACCACCGTTACCGGCGTTGAAATGTTCCGCAAGCTGCTTGATCGCGGCGAAGCTGGCGACAACATCGGTGCTCTGGTTCGTGGCACGAAGCGTGAAGATGTTGAGCGTGGTCAGGTTCTGGCTAAGCCCGGCTCCATCACGCCGCACAAGAAGTTCAAAGCGGAAGCCTACATCCTGACGAAGGAAGAAGGTGGCCGTCATACGCCGTTCTTCACCAACTATCGTCCGCAGTTCTACTTCCGTACGACTGACGTGACGGGTGTTGTGCACCTGCCGGAAGGCACGGAAATGGTTATGCCTGGTGACAACTGTGCCATGGAAGTCGAGCTGATTGCTCCGATCGCCATGGACGAAGGTCTCCGCTTCGCTATTCGTGAAGGTGGCCGTACCGTTGGTGCAGGCGTTGTTGCCTCCATTATCGAGTAA
- the rpsJ gene encoding 30S ribosomal protein S10, with amino-acid sequence MDNQNIRIRLKAYDHRVLDNSTKEIVNTAKRTGARVRGPIPLPTHIERFTVNRSPHVDKKSREQFEIRTHRRLLDIVEPTPQTVDALMKLDLAAGVDVEIKL; translated from the coding sequence ATGGACAACCAGAACATCCGCATTCGCCTGAAAGCGTACGATCATCGGGTGCTTGACAACAGCACGAAAGAGATCGTGAATACGGCGAAGCGTACGGGTGCGCGGGTTCGGGGTCCTATCCCGCTGCCGACGCATATCGAACGGTTTACGGTTAACCGTTCTCCTCACGTTGACAAGAAGAGCCGCGAGCAGTTCGAAATTCGGACTCATCGTCGTTTGCTCGATATTGTTGAGCCCACTCCGCAGACCGTGGACGCTCTCATGAAGCTCGACCTCGCCGCAGGCGTGGATGTCGAGATCAAACTTTAA